From a single Granulicella aggregans genomic region:
- a CDS encoding YfiT family bacillithiol transferase: MATSVDAVVDLRYPVGQCVMPAVIGHAEIAAAVATIEGLPKAMRAAVAGLSEAQIDTPYREGGWTVRQLAHHVSDSHMNAFIRVRLALTEESPLITGYNEKAWAELADSKGPIEVPLGILEGVHARWVVMLKSLDEAQWKREFRHPERGPSSIAAATLLYQWHSLHHTAHVTELRRREGW; encoded by the coding sequence ATGGCGACGAGTGTTGATGCGGTGGTTGATCTGCGGTATCCGGTTGGGCAGTGCGTGATGCCGGCGGTGATCGGACATGCGGAGATTGCGGCTGCGGTGGCGACGATTGAAGGGCTGCCGAAGGCTATGCGGGCGGCGGTGGCTGGGCTGTCGGAGGCGCAGATTGATACGCCGTATCGCGAGGGCGGATGGACGGTGCGGCAGCTGGCGCATCATGTCTCGGACAGCCATATGAATGCTTTTATTCGAGTGCGGCTGGCGCTGACGGAAGAATCGCCGCTGATAACCGGGTACAACGAGAAGGCGTGGGCGGAACTGGCGGATTCGAAGGGGCCGATTGAGGTGCCGCTGGGGATTCTTGAGGGAGTTCATGCACGGTGGGTGGTGATGCTGAAATCGCTCGATGAGGCGCAGTGGAAGAGGGAGTTTCGGCATCCGGAGCGTGGGCCTTCGAGTATCGCGGCAGCGACCTTGCTGTATCAATGGCATAGTTTGCACCATACGGCGCACGTGACAGAGCTGCGGCGTAGGGAGGGGTGGTAA
- a CDS encoding glycoside hydrolase domain-containing protein — protein sequence MTRHLRSILALILLAASSHAQTPKTYIGFDRNLYPGDAALPALRRHFDFTSFWLTNPPGATHNTWTGKRATLAGQGFGFLVLANGRTESQIKSAHSTPAELGKKDATAAAASAQREGFPPHTLIFLDQEEGGRLTAEQSGYLFAWTETLAASGFRPGAYVSGQPVPDGPGQTITTAQDIQGQVAARHLHPIALWVYQDTCPPSNGCAFTPPPLASSGTPTAEVWQYAQSPRRRANTAACAKTYAPDNNCYAPDPALGNLILDLNVAATPDPSSGR from the coding sequence GTGACCCGCCACCTGCGATCCATACTCGCCCTCATTCTTCTCGCGGCCTCATCCCACGCCCAGACTCCCAAAACCTACATCGGCTTCGACCGCAACCTCTACCCCGGCGACGCCGCCCTTCCCGCCCTCCGCCGCCACTTCGACTTCACCAGCTTCTGGCTCACCAACCCACCGGGCGCGACTCACAACACCTGGACTGGCAAACGCGCCACTCTCGCCGGACAAGGCTTCGGCTTCCTCGTCCTGGCCAACGGCCGCACCGAATCCCAAATCAAATCCGCTCACTCCACGCCAGCCGAGCTTGGAAAGAAGGATGCCACCGCCGCTGCCGCCTCCGCCCAGCGCGAAGGCTTTCCGCCCCACACCCTCATCTTCCTCGACCAGGAAGAAGGCGGCCGCCTCACCGCCGAACAATCCGGCTACCTCTTCGCCTGGACCGAGACCCTAGCCGCCTCCGGCTTCCGTCCAGGCGCGTACGTTAGCGGTCAACCCGTCCCCGACGGCCCCGGCCAAACCATCACCACCGCGCAAGACATCCAGGGACAGGTCGCCGCCCGCCACCTTCATCCCATTGCCCTCTGGGTCTATCAGGACACCTGCCCACCCTCCAACGGCTGCGCATTCACCCCTCCGCCTCTAGCTTCCAGCGGAACTCCCACCGCCGAAGTCTGGCAGTACGCCCAGTCCCCACGCCGCCGCGCCAACACCGCCGCCTGCGCTAAGACCTACGCACCAGATAACAACTGCTACGCCCCCGACCCAGCCCTCGGCAATCTCATCCTCGACCTGAACGTAGCCGCCACCCCCGACCCCTCGTCCGGCCGCTAG